In Porites lutea chromosome 1, jaPorLute2.1, whole genome shotgun sequence, a single genomic region encodes these proteins:
- the LOC140926474 gene encoding uncharacterized protein: MPPRKRPATQATAPTAIPSVRPNKRARRPRLRPEEAPTVHESTTTEQANVLASNPSSSSPGTVSVDVAAITATISAVITQAVKTAFSPEKLASLLDNNSPTPVVTQAPTGLVEQAVDDDVHVITNPQSGIGAVDPLDLVNTGPYDQRPQVQFTSVSVPLTSRVSSKIKAKIWANEYINFGSLLSDSPQQEGKYSLSMTPSVAGTSSQPQLTLEPCHVSKKIANISQWVSAFNIFVSVYAERFNNYTPQLMKYCEVVRDLATKGGDWHWYDEQFRYVRQSAPEQYPWDRIHWELWLRASNTFRKPQPPTNKPRFRSQFFPKGTCWAFQAGKHCSGCKFEHVCFKCGGKHPGGQCSASAPKSGFPFSSKGKRDSTSGSPQQASHASKSGSA, encoded by the coding sequence atgccTCCGCGAAAACGACCAGCAACTCAAGCTACCGCGCCCACCGCCATTCCATCCGTTCGCCCCAACAAGAGAGCCAGGCGGCCAAGACTGCGTCCTGAGGAGGCGCCCACTGTTCATGAGAGCACTACAACTGAGCAGGCTAACGTGCTTGCTTCCAACCCTTCAAGTTCATCCCCAGGCACAGTGTCCGTGGATGTCGCCGCAATCACCGCTACCATTTCTGCCGTAATTACACAAGCAGTAAAGACGGCCTTCTCGCCTGAGAAATTGGCTTCGCTGCTCGACAACAACTCCCCAACGCCAGTAGTTACGCAAGCGCCAACTGGACTTGTTGAACAGGCTGTGGATGATGACGTCCATGTCATCACCAATCCTCAGTCAGGTATTGGAGCAGTTGATCCTTTAGACTTAGTTAACACGGGTCCGTATGATCAAAGACCACAAGTTCAATTCACCAGTGTTTCTGTCCCTCTCACTTCGAGAGTTAGTTccaaaatcaaagcaaaaatttgggcgaatgaatatattaatttcGGGTCGTTATTGTCTGATTCACCTCAGCAGGAGGGGAAATACTCATTATCTATGACACCGTCAGTCGCCGGTACTTCGAGCCAGCCTCAACTGACGCTTGAACCCTGTCACGTTTCTAAGAAAATAGCCAACATTTCCCAGTGGGTCTCTGCGTTTAATATTTTCGTTTCTGTTTACGCGGAAAGATTTAACAATTACACTCCTCAATTAATGAAATATTGCGAGGTGGTCCGAGATCTGGCTACAAAGGGGGGAGATTGGCATTGGTATGATGAACAATTTCGTTACGTAAGACAATCGGCACCAGAGCAGTATCCATGGGATAGGATACATTGGGAGTTGTGGTTACGGGCGTCAAATACTTTTCGCAAACCGCAACCGCCCACCAACAAACCACGTTTTCGTTCTCAGTTCTTTCCGAAAGGGACCTGCTGGGCCTTTCAAGCAGGTAAGCACTGTTCCGGATGCAAATTCGAACACGTGTGTTTTAAATGTGGTGGAAAACACCCGGGCGGCCAGTGCTCAGCTTCGGCGCCCAAAAGTGGATTCCCTTTCAGTTCAAAAGGCAAACGAGATAGTACATCGGGTTCTCCACAGCAAGCCAGTCACGCCAGTAAGAGTGGATCGGCTTGA